One Chloroflexota bacterium genomic region harbors:
- the prmC gene encoding peptide chain release factor N(5)-glutamine methyltransferase, whose protein sequence is MGRPGICELTVADCLAWGRSVLERNGIAEHRKEVEFLLADSVGRSPKWIVLNRHHQLPKCTLEEFRQLVILRASGTPIQYLIGMTEFFGLEIKVGRGVYIPKQETELLVEEALKYLGTPQHSDLTWGMSPNRANVHEVGTGSGAIAISIARHAPIVDIMASDISAFALSLARENSHRNGVAGQVSFCLGDLQDPLPGVPDLVVANLPYIRGSEDANLPRVVRAQPRSSLFSNSSGLGHIRRLLKDLKLRPAGRALLEIGFDQAQRVESLCAGNPRLRYVRTVKDLAGLDRIAVISAS, encoded by the coding sequence ATTGGCCGACCAGGGATCTGCGAGTTGACGGTTGCCGATTGTCTTGCTTGGGGACGCAGCGTGCTGGAACGAAATGGAATTGCCGAACACCGCAAAGAAGTCGAGTTCCTATTGGCAGACTCGGTCGGCAGGAGTCCCAAGTGGATAGTCCTGAATCGCCACCATCAGCTTCCGAAGTGCACTCTGGAGGAATTCAGGCAACTAGTGATCCTTCGCGCCTCCGGCACGCCTATTCAGTATTTGATCGGTATGACCGAATTCTTCGGATTGGAGATAAAGGTCGGCAGAGGGGTCTACATCCCAAAGCAAGAGACTGAACTCTTAGTAGAAGAAGCATTGAAATACCTTGGAACTCCCCAGCATTCAGACCTGACGTGGGGAATGAGTCCGAATAGGGCGAACGTTCACGAGGTTGGAACCGGATCGGGCGCAATTGCAATCTCGATCGCCAGACATGCGCCGATCGTTGACATCATGGCAAGTGACATCTCTGCTTTCGCGCTATCCCTGGCTCGGGAGAATTCCCATCGCAACGGCGTCGCTGGGCAAGTTAGCTTTTGCCTAGGCGATCTTCAAGATCCGCTTCCAGGCGTCCCCGATCTCGTAGTGGCCAACCTCCCTTATATAAGAGGAAGCGAGGACGCAAATCTGCCCAGGGTCGTCCGCGCCCAACCGCGTTCGTCACTTTTTTCCAACAGCTCCGGATTAGGGCATATACGACGGCTCTTGAAAGATTTGAAACTCAGGCCGGCCGGCCGGGCCTTGCTGGAAATCGGGTTTGACCAGGCCCAACGTGTGGAATCCCTCTGTGCCGGCAATCCGCGCCTGCGATACGTCCGCACCGTAAAAGATCTGGCGGGGCTTGACCGCATCGCAGTGATCTCCGCGAGCTGA
- a CDS encoding DUF1385 domain-containing protein, with protein sequence MPLYGGQAVIEGVMMRTRSNVATAVRTPTGSVRVKEMPIRERGTVRAFRRIPVARGIVVLWDVFALGARALAYSAHVASTDPEADEAESDGHDFWTSAMMVLGLLLGIALFFMAPLGITVLIDRWVESSTLSNLIEGVIRIAIVIGYLAAISFLPDIYRTLQYHGAEHKTVNAVESRVQLTPANVIAQSRFHPRCGTSFILTVVLISIVGFALLGRPDPMLRVGSRIAMIPIAAGIAFEVITFLAARRDRNWAAALAAPGIWLQRLTTRQPDLDQCEVAIAAIAPILEQSDRNLLAPSSTESDESVSNPVSKPNPAGP encoded by the coding sequence GTGCCTTTGTACGGCGGTCAAGCTGTCATCGAAGGCGTGATGATGCGTACGCGGAGCAACGTGGCAACGGCAGTTCGGACGCCGACCGGATCGGTCAGGGTAAAGGAAATGCCGATTCGGGAAAGAGGGACTGTCCGCGCTTTCCGCCGAATCCCAGTCGCTCGCGGCATCGTGGTTCTCTGGGACGTGTTCGCTCTCGGGGCTAGGGCGTTGGCATATTCAGCCCATGTGGCATCAACGGACCCAGAAGCCGACGAAGCCGAGAGTGATGGTCACGATTTCTGGACCAGCGCGATGATGGTTTTAGGGTTGTTGCTCGGTATTGCCCTGTTTTTCATGGCCCCCCTTGGAATCACCGTGCTGATTGATCGGTGGGTCGAATCGAGCACCTTGAGCAATCTGATTGAAGGGGTTATTCGGATCGCGATCGTGATTGGCTACCTTGCCGCGATAAGCTTCCTTCCCGACATCTACCGCACTCTCCAATACCACGGCGCCGAACACAAGACGGTGAACGCGGTGGAGTCACGTGTCCAACTAACTCCGGCTAACGTGATTGCCCAAAGCCGTTTTCATCCGCGCTGTGGCACGAGCTTTATCCTCACGGTCGTGTTGATCTCAATAGTTGGATTCGCCCTCCTGGGCAGACCTGATCCAATGTTGCGGGTAGGTTCAAGAATCGCGATGATCCCAATAGCTGCAGGAATCGCATTCGAGGTCATTACCTTCCTCGCCGCTCGCCGCGATAGGAATTGGGCGGCGGCCCTGGCCGCGCCCGGAATCTGGCTGCAGAGGTTAACTACCAGGCAACCGGATCTTGACCAGTGTGAAGTCGCGATTGCGGCGATCGCCCCAATTCTGGAACAATCCGACCGGAACCTGCTTGCGCCGTCATCTACCGAATCGGACGAATCGGTTTCGAATCCGGTATCAAAGCCAAATCCGGCGGGCCCGTGA
- the serS gene encoding serine--tRNA ligase encodes MYSLRFLRENAESVRAGVIAKGHPAASLDLVLELDSRRRSILVELEQKRHEVRSTSRSIGTVKDKSERDALIARTRAASEALKPLKDSIATVSDELDAALLELPNTPHDTTPIGSDASGNVPVTDGGNIPELEFEPRNHVDLAEDLGLIDFARSAKLSGSGFWLHFGASARLQRALSNWMLDLQTREHGYTEVYPPALVRGSALVGTGQLPKFADDQYRIASEDLWLIPTAEVPLTNIYADEIIAEESLPLKFAALTPCFRREAGAAGTETRGLLRVHQFDKVELVRITSPETGYSELEETLEHALAPVKLLGLPYRVIELCSGDLSLASAKTYDIELWAPGTGRWLEVSSVSCFGEFQARRMNLRCRGGGTGRVRHPYTINGSGLALPRLTVAIIENFQRADGSIRLPELLAERLGQAEITAAG; translated from the coding sequence TTGTACTCGCTACGCTTCCTGCGCGAGAACGCCGAGTCAGTTAGGGCCGGGGTGATAGCAAAAGGCCACCCGGCAGCAAGCTTGGATCTGGTGCTTGAACTTGACAGCAGGCGCCGCAGCATCCTGGTCGAGCTTGAGCAGAAGCGTCACGAGGTCCGATCCACTTCGCGTTCGATCGGAACGGTCAAGGACAAATCCGAACGTGATGCGCTCATCGCCCGGACCCGGGCGGCATCCGAAGCCCTAAAGCCGCTTAAAGATTCGATCGCAACCGTGAGCGACGAATTAGACGCGGCCTTGCTGGAACTGCCGAATACGCCGCACGATACGACCCCGATTGGAAGCGACGCCTCCGGGAATGTCCCTGTCACCGACGGCGGCAACATTCCTGAACTTGAATTCGAACCCCGAAATCATGTCGATCTGGCCGAGGACCTGGGACTGATTGACTTTGCCCGGTCGGCCAAGCTTTCGGGTTCCGGGTTCTGGCTTCACTTTGGTGCATCAGCACGGCTACAACGCGCGCTCTCGAACTGGATGCTCGACCTTCAGACCCGGGAGCACGGTTACACCGAGGTCTATCCACCAGCGCTGGTGCGAGGCTCGGCACTGGTCGGAACCGGTCAATTGCCGAAATTCGCCGACGACCAGTACCGGATCGCATCCGAGGACCTCTGGCTCATACCTACCGCCGAGGTCCCGCTGACAAACATATATGCCGACGAGATCATTGCAGAAGAATCCCTCCCGCTGAAGTTCGCAGCACTGACCCCCTGTTTTCGGCGCGAGGCCGGTGCTGCCGGGACCGAAACGAGGGGCCTGTTGCGCGTTCACCAGTTCGACAAGGTAGAGCTCGTCCGGATCACTTCGCCGGAGACCGGTTACTCGGAACTCGAGGAAACCTTGGAGCACGCGCTGGCGCCGGTCAAGCTGCTCGGCCTTCCCTATCGGGTGATTGAGCTTTGTTCCGGCGATCTTTCGCTGGCCAGCGCGAAAACGTACGATATCGAGCTTTGGGCGCCCGGAACCGGGCGATGGCTTGAAGTCTCGTCGGTTTCCTGCTTCGGCGAGTTCCAGGCCCGGCGAATGAACCTGCGCTGCCGCGGTGGCGGAACGGGCCGGGTGCGCCACCCCTACACGATCAATGGTTCGGGATTGGCGCTGCCGCGCCTGACCGTGGCGATCATCGAGAACTTTCAGCGGGCCGACGGTTCAATTCGATTGCCCGAATTGCTGGCGGAACGACTGGGCCAGGCCGAGATTACCGCCGCGGGTTAA
- the prfA gene encoding peptide chain release factor 1, whose product MRQIRDRHAEVEIELADPGLASDPGRLAGLGREYANLTRKVELIDQIAAAESDLKSNRELAGDDDPEIRELARAECVAVESRLDKLNRQLNLALAPSDPMDSRDAIIEIRAGTGGEEAALFAGDLLRMYQRYCERRRLKFELLELNLSQTGGVKEAIAAVRGENPFRQLKFERGVHRVQRVPVTESSGRIHTSAASVAVLPEAGEVEVSIDQEDLRIDVFRSSGHGGQSVNTTDSAVRITHRPTGITVSMQDEKSQHKNRAKGMRILRSRLLERERERQMAERGADRRDQIGSGDRSAKMRTYNFPQDRLTDHRIGLTVHGLESIFDGRLEDLVARLEDADLAERLADQGSAS is encoded by the coding sequence TTGAGGCAGATCCGAGATCGCCACGCCGAAGTGGAAATTGAGCTTGCGGATCCCGGATTGGCGAGCGATCCTGGCCGATTGGCTGGATTGGGCCGCGAATACGCCAATCTCACTCGGAAGGTGGAGTTGATTGATCAAATTGCTGCCGCCGAGTCGGATCTGAAATCAAACCGGGAGTTGGCAGGTGACGACGACCCCGAAATTCGGGAGTTGGCCCGGGCCGAATGCGTCGCGGTGGAATCCAGACTGGACAAGTTGAACCGCCAGTTGAATTTGGCCCTTGCGCCGAGCGACCCAATGGACTCCCGTGACGCAATCATCGAAATCCGGGCCGGCACTGGCGGCGAGGAAGCAGCCCTCTTCGCCGGCGACTTGCTCCGAATGTACCAGCGTTATTGCGAGCGTCGCCGACTCAAATTTGAGTTGTTGGAATTGAACCTATCGCAAACAGGAGGGGTTAAGGAGGCGATCGCCGCCGTGCGCGGCGAGAACCCGTTTCGCCAGCTCAAATTTGAACGAGGCGTTCATCGGGTTCAGCGCGTTCCGGTGACGGAATCCTCCGGGCGGATACACACGTCCGCGGCTTCGGTCGCGGTGCTACCCGAAGCTGGCGAGGTCGAGGTTTCTATCGACCAAGAGGATCTTCGGATTGACGTTTTCCGATCCTCGGGGCATGGAGGGCAGTCTGTTAATACCACCGATTCCGCAGTGCGGATCACTCATCGACCTACTGGAATCACGGTCTCGATGCAGGACGAAAAATCCCAGCACAAGAACCGCGCAAAAGGGATGCGGATTTTGCGGTCGCGATTGCTCGAACGTGAACGGGAGCGCCAGATGGCCGAGCGTGGTGCAGACCGGCGCGATCAGATTGGTTCCGGAGACCGCAGCGCCAAGATGCGGACCTACAACTTTCCGCAGGATCGGCTGACCGATCATCGAATCGGCCTCACCGTTCACGGCTTGGAGTCAATCTTCGATGGACGCCTCGAAGACTTGGTAGCGAGGCTCGAGGACGCGGACCTAGCCGAACGATTGGCCGACCAGGGATCTGCGAGTTGA
- a CDS encoding transcription elongation factor GreA encodes MPPSVILTPTGKQSLEAELEELVTVRRPLISKRIEEHQQSGEHEGGGEHDIAKDELASCEGRIEEIREILNSATIIDSHDATQVSIGGSVQVRDDRGRERTFTIVGSAEIDPPNGRISNDSPAARALLGAKAGESVSFKAPGRKVEYEVIRVW; translated from the coding sequence ATGCCGCCGTCGGTCATCCTCACGCCCACCGGAAAACAATCTCTCGAGGCTGAACTCGAAGAGCTGGTCACGGTTCGCCGCCCCTTGATTTCGAAGAGGATCGAGGAACACCAGCAATCAGGCGAGCACGAGGGCGGCGGCGAGCACGACATAGCCAAGGACGAATTGGCTTCGTGCGAAGGCCGAATCGAGGAAATCCGAGAAATCCTCAACTCGGCCACGATCATCGACAGCCACGACGCGACCCAGGTTTCTATTGGGGGATCGGTGCAGGTCCGCGACGATCGCGGACGTGAGCGCACCTTCACGATTGTTGGTTCGGCGGAAATCGACCCCCCAAACGGCAGGATTTCCAACGACTCTCCGGCTGCCCGCGCGCTGCTTGGCGCCAAGGCCGGCGAGAGCGTGAGTTTCAAGGCGCCGGGGCGCAAAGTCGAATACGAAGTGATAAGGGTCTGGTAA
- a CDS encoding undecaprenyl/decaprenyl-phosphate alpha-N-acetylglucosaminyl 1-phosphate transferase — protein sequence MIALFLTSMEPQSLLGIAICAIAIVSIGSIDDLFDIHAMAKLAGQLVVAIAAVLFGVQITVISNPFGGVIELNSLLGAIITIAWLIGMMNAINLLDGLDGLAPGVVLVAALIMAVLSAELGNMPLVLFGLALAGSVAGFLPFNAYKASLILGDSGSNLLGFLIGTLAILGQAKIGTALLVLGIPILDVAWTIVRRHRSGQGITSRDTQHLHHRLVDAGLTRPQVTMVYVLLCAAFGASALLLERAEKLFALAALAVLTAGLLLVSSRNSSKKQR from the coding sequence TTGATCGCATTGTTTTTGACCAGTATGGAACCCCAATCCCTGCTGGGAATTGCAATTTGCGCGATTGCGATCGTATCGATCGGGTCAATTGACGACCTATTTGATATCCATGCCATGGCCAAGCTGGCCGGTCAACTGGTGGTCGCCATTGCGGCAGTTTTGTTTGGTGTCCAAATAACCGTGATTAGCAACCCATTCGGAGGAGTGATTGAGCTCAATTCGTTGTTGGGGGCGATCATCACGATCGCCTGGTTGATCGGCATGATGAACGCAATAAACCTATTGGATGGCTTGGATGGCCTGGCCCCCGGGGTGGTGCTGGTTGCGGCGCTGATAATGGCGGTTCTGTCAGCCGAACTGGGCAATATGCCGCTCGTTTTATTCGGTTTGGCCCTGGCGGGGTCCGTGGCTGGATTCCTCCCGTTTAATGCCTACAAAGCCAGCCTGATATTGGGTGATTCCGGTTCGAATCTTCTCGGGTTCCTAATCGGAACTCTCGCCATTCTTGGTCAGGCCAAAATCGGCACCGCCCTCTTGGTGCTTGGGATCCCGATCCTTGATGTGGCATGGACGATAGTTCGTCGCCACCGAAGCGGGCAGGGAATCACCAGCCGCGATACGCAGCATCTCCACCACCGTCTGGTAGACGCCGGATTGACTCGTCCCCAGGTGACGATGGTCTATGTGTTGCTTTGCGCCGCGTTCGGGGCATCGGCATTGCTATTGGAACGAGCGGAGAAATTATTCGCACTTGCCGCGCTCGCTGTACTAACGGCCGGCCTCTTGCTGGTCAGTTCAAGGAACTCGTCCAAGAAACAACGATGA
- a CDS encoding 30S ribosomal protein S21 codes for MSHVTLESKESFEAGLRRFNKRVQQHGILTESRRRKYFEKPSVRRKKKQAARARKARRAAIKAARVANSEYAF; via the coding sequence ATGTCCCACGTAACCCTCGAAAGCAAAGAATCATTTGAGGCCGGGTTGCGCCGCTTCAATAAGCGAGTCCAGCAACACGGAATCTTGACCGAATCTCGCCGCCGCAAATACTTCGAGAAACCGAGCGTCCGGCGCAAAAAGAAACAAGCTGCGCGCGCGCGCAAGGCAAGACGCGCCGCAATCAAGGCCGCACGTGTAGCGAATTCGGAGTACGCGTTCTAG
- the ispE gene encoding 4-(cytidine 5'-diphospho)-2-C-methyl-D-erythritol kinase: MYPWLSARPRIRSRGPRGRNGDGTPRAPDSRHDGPREERVGPIDSLQLKSPAKINLGLEVLKKRTDSFHDLSSIMLAIDLCDEVRVRYDDGADIAEQREGFSRSGLTEQALNAYCNSVSVKTKPNASVKKTIPIAAGLGGGSGNAAVVLSAANHLSGRALSDSELADVASHVGSDVPFFLSGGCALVAGRGEIRKRVLPIPKVWIVLANPGVELSTPDVFRELDSSEFTSGARTSVLAASLAAGQPRWNLMHNGLQGAAERLCPQIRETLAALRTHTPWTLLSGSGATCFGIFEIEEAALAAEKDLAMAGYWTWAGRPMDRWTIADLRI, translated from the coding sequence GTGTATCCATGGCTGTCTGCACGCCCTCGGATTCGATCACGTGGACCGCGCGGGCGCAACGGAGATGGAACGCCTCGAGCGCCAGATTCTCGCCACGATGGGCCTAGAGAAGAGCGCGTTGGACCCATAGACAGCTTGCAGTTAAAGTCTCCAGCCAAAATCAACCTTGGCCTAGAGGTCCTAAAGAAACGCACGGACTCGTTTCATGACCTCAGTTCGATCATGCTGGCGATTGATCTGTGTGATGAAGTGAGAGTGCGCTACGACGATGGCGCGGATATTGCTGAACAACGTGAGGGGTTTTCCCGCTCCGGTCTGACCGAACAAGCCCTAAATGCTTACTGCAATTCTGTCAGTGTCAAAACCAAACCAAATGCAAGCGTCAAAAAAACGATTCCTATCGCGGCGGGATTGGGCGGAGGGAGCGGCAATGCGGCTGTGGTCCTCTCGGCCGCAAACCATCTGAGCGGGCGGGCGCTTTCCGATTCGGAGCTGGCAGACGTCGCGAGTCACGTCGGATCCGACGTGCCCTTTTTCCTGTCAGGCGGCTGCGCGCTGGTCGCAGGGCGAGGGGAAATCCGCAAGCGCGTCCTGCCCATCCCGAAAGTCTGGATCGTATTGGCAAATCCCGGAGTCGAGCTCTCCACTCCGGATGTGTTCAGGGAACTCGACAGCTCAGAATTCACCTCCGGCGCGCGAACGAGCGTGCTGGCCGCCTCCTTGGCGGCCGGGCAACCGCGCTGGAACCTGATGCACAACGGCCTGCAGGGAGCGGCCGAGCGTCTTTGCCCGCAGATCCGGGAAACACTCGCCGCGTTAAGGACACATACGCCCTGGACGCTGCTATCAGGGAGCGGTGCCACGTGCTTCGGCATCTTCGAAATCGAGGAAGCAGCTCTCGCGGCTGAGAAAGACTTGGCAATGGCGGGTTATTGGACCTGGGCAGGCCGGCCAATGGACCGCTGGACGATTGCCGACCTGCGAATCTGA
- the ybeY gene encoding rRNA maturation RNase YbeY produces the protein MEPPFVGSNPTAPASQLPFENQRVPRIQLTFNGSPPDLETNRIAKAIETTAISNGERLRASIRFVPAKEMAHLHRFKDGEGPTNVLTFVHKSGADIAICPQVAEEDAKVRGWDLNSELIYLCIHGCLHALGFDHVDRAGATEMERLERQILATMGLEKSALDP, from the coding sequence TTGGAGCCGCCATTCGTTGGTTCGAATCCAACCGCCCCAGCCAGTCAACTACCTTTCGAAAACCAACGCGTGCCCCGGATTCAATTGACTTTCAACGGCTCCCCGCCTGACCTTGAGACGAACAGGATTGCAAAGGCAATCGAAACGACGGCAATTTCGAATGGCGAGAGGTTGAGGGCATCAATCCGATTCGTACCGGCTAAGGAGATGGCCCATCTGCACCGGTTCAAGGACGGCGAAGGCCCCACCAACGTACTCACATTTGTGCACAAATCCGGTGCAGACATTGCAATTTGCCCGCAGGTGGCGGAGGAAGACGCAAAGGTACGTGGCTGGGACCTCAACAGTGAACTCATTTACCTGTGTATCCATGGCTGTCTGCACGCCCTCGGATTCGATCACGTGGACCGCGCGGGCGCAACGGAGATGGAACGCCTCGAGCGCCAGATTCTCGCCACGATGGGCCTAGAGAAGAGCGCGTTGGACCCATAG
- the rpmE gene encoding 50S ribosomal protein L31 gives MKTGLHPQLFDTHVTCTCGNSFTTRATVERLQLDICSNCHPFFTGTQKLVDTQGQVERFQQRLKKAGRRVPVQDQPAPAEAVQTSEEPTETAE, from the coding sequence ATGAAAACCGGCCTACATCCGCAACTTTTCGACACGCACGTGACATGCACATGTGGCAACTCTTTTACGACCAGGGCTACAGTTGAGCGATTGCAGTTGGACATTTGCTCCAATTGCCACCCGTTTTTCACGGGAACCCAAAAGCTGGTCGACACTCAAGGCCAAGTCGAGCGATTCCAGCAGAGGCTGAAGAAAGCGGGCCGTCGAGTCCCGGTTCAGGACCAACCCGCTCCCGCAGAAGCTGTACAGACCTCAGAAGAGCCGACTGAAACGGCAGAGTGA
- the lysS gene encoding lysine--tRNA ligase, with translation MNGTEDRLIAQRRAKLADVGDPYPDGFKPTHQLAEAVAEWDEQGELGHCRVAGRLTRISSFGGGAFADIDSEGTRLQLLLSRKVLGPDAYAATLGWADVGDVVGVDGEMFLTRTGQATLRVASIQLLAKALRPLPEKYHGLRDVETRYRRRHLDLIANEDSRRIFKTRTRVISQVRAFLDGRGFLEVETPTLQPVYGGAAAQPFTTRYNALDREYYLRISDELYLKRLIVGGFERVYEICKDFRNEGIDRTHGPEFTMLECYQAFADYNDVMELTELMVAEAARAVNGSAVIHGGENSDSIDLSPPWPRIKFREAVLDATGLDIEEFDDPHSLAAAVRTSRVDADPEQGIGKVYDKILDQAIVPEITNPVFIYDYPLEFAPLAKRAPGSDRYVAKVEAFVRGMEIANGYSELTDPIEQRRRFEDQYGGDPDAHPVDEEFITALEQGMPPTGGLGVGIDRLVMLVTGARHFREVVLFPQLRSDPQ, from the coding sequence ATGAACGGCACCGAAGACCGCCTGATCGCCCAGCGCCGGGCCAAGCTCGCCGACGTCGGCGACCCCTACCCAGACGGTTTCAAGCCGACGCACCAATTGGCGGAAGCGGTCGCCGAGTGGGACGAACAAGGCGAACTCGGGCACTGCCGAGTCGCGGGACGATTAACGCGAATTTCCTCGTTCGGCGGCGGCGCGTTCGCCGATATCGACTCCGAAGGAACGCGCCTGCAATTGCTGCTTTCGCGCAAAGTGCTCGGCCCCGATGCCTACGCCGCGACCCTTGGCTGGGCCGATGTTGGCGACGTCGTTGGAGTCGATGGGGAAATGTTCCTCACCCGTACCGGACAGGCGACCCTGCGAGTGGCGAGCATTCAGTTACTCGCCAAAGCGCTGCGCCCGTTGCCGGAGAAATACCACGGATTGCGCGACGTTGAAACGCGCTACCGGCGTCGGCACCTGGACCTGATTGCCAACGAGGATTCGCGTCGGATCTTCAAAACCAGGACAAGGGTCATTTCCCAAGTGCGCGCGTTTCTCGATGGCCGCGGCTTCCTGGAGGTTGAGACACCCACGCTGCAACCGGTTTACGGAGGTGCGGCAGCCCAGCCATTCACCACCCGCTACAACGCACTGGACCGCGAATACTATCTTCGAATTTCAGACGAGTTGTATCTGAAACGATTGATCGTCGGCGGATTCGAGCGCGTCTACGAGATCTGCAAGGACTTTCGCAACGAGGGGATCGACCGCACCCACGGGCCGGAATTTACGATGCTCGAGTGCTATCAGGCGTTTGCCGACTACAACGACGTGATGGAGTTGACCGAATTGATGGTCGCCGAAGCCGCACGTGCGGTCAATGGGTCGGCGGTCATCCACGGCGGCGAAAACTCCGATTCAATCGATCTTTCGCCTCCTTGGCCGCGCATCAAATTCCGGGAAGCCGTGCTCGATGCAACCGGACTGGATATCGAGGAATTTGATGATCCCCATTCACTCGCCGCGGCGGTTCGCACCAGCCGGGTCGATGCTGATCCCGAGCAGGGCATCGGCAAGGTCTACGACAAGATCCTCGACCAGGCAATCGTCCCCGAAATCACCAATCCCGTTTTCATCTACGACTACCCGCTCGAATTTGCACCGCTCGCCAAGCGAGCCCCTGGATCGGATCGGTACGTTGCCAAGGTCGAGGCATTTGTGCGCGGCATGGAAATTGCCAACGGCTACAGTGAGTTGACCGATCCGATCGAACAGCGACGCAGGTTCGAAGATCAGTACGGTGGAGATCCCGACGCCCATCCGGTGGACGAAGAGTTCATCACGGCGCTCGAGCAGGGCATGCCACCGACCGGGGGCCTCGGCGTGGGCATTGACCGGCTGGTGATGCTGGTCACCGGGGCGCGACATTTTCGCGAGGTTGTGCTTTTCCCGCAACTTCGCTCAGACCCGCAGTAG
- the guaB gene encoding IMP dehydrogenase produces MASGRSIEPGFTFDDVLLVPARSDVMPAETDVGTVLAEGLELNVPLISSPMDTVTEAEMAIAMAREGGLGVIHRNLSIEEQVAEVDRVKRSQSGMISDPVTLGEEALLEDALQLMQRYRISGVPITGADGKLRGILTNRDIRFCNDRTTPVCDLMTSENLVTVPVGTQLEDAEAILHQHRVEKLLVVDGQNNLRGLITVKDLSKRRQYPSAVFDDHGRLVVAAAVGVGEQARDRAIALAERGVDVIVCDTAHGHSRRVLEMTEWLKSNVETTIIAGNVATSGGAADLVAAGADCIRVGVGPSAICTTRVVAGVGVPQVTAISDAAQVCSEHGVGLIADGGIRYSGDLAKAIAAGADAVMIGGLFAGTDESPGEIVLTHGERYKDYRGMGSIGAMRARGFSKDRYAQDDGRSDQKLVAEGIEAQIPYRGALAITVAQLTGGLRQAMGYCGAASVSELKTTAKFLTMSSAGLEESHPHDVLITKEAPNYQVRRPSIP; encoded by the coding sequence ATGGCTTCCGGTCGTTCGATTGAACCAGGTTTCACCTTCGACGACGTCTTGCTGGTGCCGGCTCGCTCGGATGTGATGCCTGCCGAAACCGACGTCGGCACCGTACTGGCCGAAGGGCTGGAACTAAATGTCCCGTTAATCTCTTCGCCAATGGATACGGTCACCGAAGCGGAAATGGCAATCGCCATGGCGCGCGAAGGCGGTTTAGGGGTAATCCACCGCAACCTCTCCATCGAGGAGCAGGTGGCCGAGGTTGACCGCGTCAAACGCTCTCAGTCGGGAATGATCTCCGACCCGGTAACGCTCGGCGAGGAGGCGCTGCTCGAAGACGCCCTCCAATTGATGCAAAGGTACCGAATCTCCGGGGTTCCAATAACCGGCGCGGACGGCAAGCTGCGCGGCATTCTGACGAATCGCGACATCAGGTTTTGCAACGACCGCACCACCCCGGTCTGCGACCTGATGACATCCGAAAACCTAGTAACCGTTCCAGTGGGAACCCAGTTGGAAGACGCCGAGGCGATCCTTCACCAGCACCGTGTCGAAAAACTGCTCGTGGTCGACGGGCAGAACAACTTGCGCGGACTTATTACGGTCAAAGACCTCTCCAAGCGTCGCCAGTACCCGAGCGCCGTTTTCGACGACCACGGGCGTTTGGTGGTCGCAGCCGCCGTGGGCGTGGGTGAGCAGGCCAGAGACAGGGCGATAGCCCTGGCGGAACGCGGAGTAGACGTAATAGTCTGCGATACGGCTCACGGGCACAGCCGCCGCGTACTGGAAATGACCGAATGGCTCAAATCTAATGTCGAAACGACAATTATCGCCGGGAACGTAGCCACATCAGGAGGGGCCGCCGATCTGGTGGCGGCCGGCGCGGACTGCATCCGTGTCGGGGTCGGCCCGTCCGCGATCTGCACGACGCGGGTAGTGGCCGGAGTGGGTGTGCCGCAGGTTACGGCGATAAGCGATGCCGCCCAGGTCTGCTCGGAGCATGGAGTCGGACTGATTGCCGACGGCGGCATCCGTTACTCAGGAGACCTGGCCAAGGCGATTGCCGCCGGTGCTGATGCGGTGATGATCGGCGGATTGTTTGCCGGCACCGATGAAAGTCCTGGCGAGATCGTTCTCACCCACGGCGAGCGTTACAAGGATTACCGGGGCATGGGCTCGATCGGCGCCATGCGCGCCCGCGGATTCAGCAAAGACCGGTACGCCCAGGACGACGGACGCAGCGATCAGAAACTAGTTGCTGAAGGAATCGAAGCCCAGATCCCTTACCGCGGAGCGCTGGCGATTACGGTAGCCCAACTGACCGGCGGATTGCGACAGGCAATGGGTTACTGTGGCGCCGCCTCGGTCTCCGAATTAAAGACCACCGCCAAATTCCTGACCATGTCATCGGCCGGCCTCGAAGAGAGCCATCCACACGATGTGCTCATTACCAAGGAAGCGCCCAACTACCAGGTCCGTCGTCCATCAATCCCTTAG